Proteins found in one Candidatus Zixiibacteriota bacterium genomic segment:
- a CDS encoding sigma-70 family RNA polymerase sigma factor produces the protein MITVAKQSLKYRDEDRSLDLYLREIGETPLIDAQEEVRLAKQIKQGSKKALEALTKANLRFVVSVAKQYQNQGLSLADLINEGNIGLIKAAKRFDETRGFKFISYAVWWIRQAILQALAEQSRIVRLPLNRVGTLHKIGKVSSSLEQGLGRVPSPDEIAKELDLSAGEVSDTLKISNSHLSLDAPFSVSEDNSLIDILEDEYQPAPDEELLDQSLKLEIEKALDTLTPREAEVISLYFGLNHEKALTLEDIGARFSLTRERVRQIKEKAIRRLRHASRSRSLRAYLN, from the coding sequence TTGATAACTGTGGCTAAACAATCTTTAAAGTACCGCGATGAGGACAGGTCGCTCGATTTGTATCTCCGTGAAATCGGGGAAACACCTTTAATCGATGCTCAGGAAGAGGTCCGGTTGGCCAAACAAATCAAGCAGGGATCGAAAAAAGCCCTGGAAGCTCTTACAAAGGCCAATCTCCGCTTCGTCGTGTCCGTAGCCAAACAGTATCAGAATCAGGGTTTATCGCTGGCTGATTTGATCAACGAGGGGAATATCGGACTTATCAAGGCGGCCAAACGTTTTGATGAGACTCGGGGATTCAAATTTATCAGCTATGCCGTCTGGTGGATTCGGCAGGCCATATTGCAGGCCCTTGCCGAACAGAGCCGAATTGTCCGGTTACCATTGAACCGGGTCGGAACGTTGCATAAAATCGGCAAGGTTTCCAGTTCCCTGGAGCAGGGTCTGGGAAGAGTTCCTTCACCGGATGAAATCGCCAAGGAGCTTGATTTATCGGCCGGTGAAGTTTCCGACACGCTGAAAATTTCCAACTCGCATCTGTCGCTGGATGCGCCGTTTTCGGTTTCCGAGGATAATTCTCTGATCGATATCCTTGAGGATGAGTACCAGCCTGCGCCGGACGAGGAACTTCTGGATCAATCGCTGAAACTGGAAATCGAGAAGGCTCTCGATACTCTGACACCGAGAGAGGCCGAGGTTATCAGCCTTTATTTCGGGTTGAATCATGAGAAGGCCCTTACCCTGGAGGATATCGGGGCACGGTTTTCGTTGACTCGCGAGAGAGTTCGTCAGATCAAAGAAAAGGCGATCCGTCGTTTGCGGCATGCTTCACGTAGCCGTTCATTGAGAGCCTATCTAAATTAA
- a CDS encoding DUF3341 domain-containing protein, with protein MEVVMSNQMKIQGLLAQFDSPAVLMEAARKTGEAGYRKFDCHSPFPIHGMDRAMGLKRSPLGWIIGLAALIGTSGALALQWWTSTIDYPLVISGKPFFSYQAYVPVTFALGVVFSAFAALIGMLAINGLPRFHHPVFYSDNFVRATDDGFFISLEAADPKFHIEQSRIFLESIGGKNVEVLSGE; from the coding sequence ATGGAGGTGGTCATGAGTAATCAAATGAAAATCCAGGGGCTTCTGGCTCAGTTCGACAGTCCGGCGGTCCTGATGGAGGCCGCTCGAAAAACCGGCGAAGCAGGGTATCGAAAATTCGATTGCCATTCTCCTTTCCCCATCCATGGCATGGATCGGGCAATGGGCCTGAAGCGTTCCCCGCTGGGCTGGATTATCGGCCTGGCCGCGTTGATCGGGACTTCCGGTGCCCTGGCGCTTCAATGGTGGACCAGCACCATCGACTATCCCCTGGTTATATCCGGCAAACCATTCTTCAGTTACCAGGCTTATGTCCCGGTGACTTTTGCCCTTGGAGTCGTGTTTTCGGCTTTCGCCGCCCTGATCGGTATGCTGGCGATCAACGGCCTGCCCAGATTTCATCACCCGGTTTTTTATTCCGACAATTTTGTTCGCGCTACTGATGATGGCTTCTTTATCAGTCTTGAAGCGGCCGATCCGAAATTCCATATCGAGCAAAGCCGCATTTTTCTGGAATCAATTGGTGGCAAAAATGTGGAGGTCTTGAGCGGAGAATGA
- a CDS encoding class II aldolase/adducin family protein: MNYQPERKLIAEFGRFLDRKGLVAGCDGNLSLRVEENRILVTPSGFSKGRLSENDLVLVDLDGRPVNGTGKPSSETAMHLFVYESRPDINACCHAHPVYATAFAVIGKELPWDILPEVVLTVGHIPLTNFAPPGTDAVPRSLEPYIADHEAFLLKSHGVLTLGKTMETAINRMETVEHLARIAYIAGQMGTLNSLDRAEIKRLQGVSKTHSERPDYD, encoded by the coding sequence ATGAATTATCAACCCGAACGAAAATTAATTGCCGAATTCGGCCGATTTCTGGACCGCAAAGGATTGGTTGCCGGATGCGATGGTAATCTGTCTCTCCGCGTCGAGGAAAACAGGATTCTGGTTACACCATCCGGTTTTTCCAAAGGGCGCTTGTCGGAAAACGATCTTGTCCTGGTGGATTTAGACGGTCGCCCGGTCAACGGGACCGGAAAACCATCCTCCGAGACAGCCATGCATCTGTTTGTTTACGAAAGCCGCCCGGATATCAATGCCTGTTGCCATGCCCATCCGGTCTATGCCACTGCCTTTGCCGTCATCGGAAAAGAGCTCCCCTGGGATATTCTTCCTGAAGTCGTCCTGACGGTTGGACATATTCCGTTGACCAATTTCGCTCCGCCGGGAACGGACGCGGTTCCTCGATCGCTGGAACCTTATATAGCCGACCATGAGGCCTTTCTGCTTAAAAGCCACGGCGTCCTGACCCTGGGAAAAACAATGGAGACGGCTATCAATCGTATGGAAACGGTTGAACATCTGGCCCGAATTGCATATATTGCCGGACAAATGGGAACGCTGAACTCGCTTGACCGGGCTGAGATAAAACGGTTGCAGGGCGTCAGTAAGACTCATTCCGAAAGACCAGATTATGATTAA
- a CDS encoding trypsin-like peptidase domain-containing protein, giving the protein MKKRSRSLLGTGFRYFSIVLFAVVCIVTGIIVASNLDFTKKSEATMAPSRYPVVEDESGESTSPFVEVVNRVKDAVVNIVAEQSAGNSYHDDLFWRFFNIPQEPTMSSGSGFFFRDDGYVLTNYHVVKNAQKVEVRTSSGYRYDAKIIGVDPQTDLAVLKVEPQEKITTISFGNSSKIRVGEWAIAIGNPFPQQGLDRTVTVGVISAKGRSNLRFGDGTPSYQDYIQTDASINPGNSGGPLLNIKGEAIGVNAAISSPTGASVGIGFAIPINLARAIVPDLIATGKATRGWLGVYLADVNEAQARQQGLDAVKGVFIQSVFEGSPAAVAGIQTGDILLSFNGEEILDSDQFSVLISMAQKNKESEIELLRNGKKITTRAEIVDRDEYQKAHASQFQDPYQQVTWLGMELLTYTENIARQIGSDYYPGVFINRVARGSQAYVAGVMPGSVITQVDNVEVKNLADLQQIAEKLKDRNQAIPFLLVDPRGSIEYKAIKP; this is encoded by the coding sequence TTGAAAAAGAGGTCGCGGTCTCTTTTGGGAACTGGTTTTCGCTATTTTTCCATCGTTTTATTCGCTGTCGTCTGTATTGTGACAGGAATAATTGTCGCCTCTAATCTTGATTTTACCAAGAAATCCGAAGCAACCATGGCGCCCTCGCGCTATCCTGTGGTCGAGGATGAAAGCGGCGAAAGTACCTCACCCTTTGTCGAAGTGGTCAACCGGGTGAAGGATGCGGTGGTCAATATTGTTGCCGAGCAGAGCGCCGGCAACAGCTACCATGACGATCTATTCTGGCGTTTCTTCAATATTCCCCAGGAACCGACTATGTCATCCGGTTCCGGCTTCTTCTTCCGGGATGACGGTTATGTTCTGACCAATTATCATGTGGTCAAAAACGCCCAGAAAGTCGAGGTGCGAACTTCCTCGGGTTATCGCTATGATGCCAAAATTATCGGGGTTGATCCCCAAACCGACCTGGCGGTTTTGAAGGTGGAACCGCAGGAAAAGATTACTACTATATCTTTCGGCAATTCCTCGAAAATCCGGGTTGGCGAATGGGCCATTGCAATCGGGAATCCTTTCCCTCAGCAGGGATTGGATCGGACGGTTACAGTCGGGGTAATCTCAGCCAAAGGCCGGAGCAATCTTCGTTTCGGTGATGGAACGCCGAGTTACCAGGATTATATTCAGACTGATGCCTCGATTAACCCGGGTAATTCCGGAGGACCGTTGCTGAATATCAAGGGTGAGGCGATCGGGGTTAATGCCGCTATTTCGAGCCCGACCGGGGCTTCGGTTGGAATAGGTTTTGCCATTCCGATCAATCTGGCCCGGGCGATTGTTCCCGATCTGATTGCCACGGGTAAGGCCACCCGGGGCTGGCTGGGTGTCTATCTGGCCGATGTCAATGAAGCTCAGGCCCGTCAGCAGGGATTGGATGCCGTTAAAGGAGTGTTTATTCAATCTGTTTTCGAGGGTTCGCCGGCAGCTGTGGCCGGAATTCAGACCGGAGATATTTTGCTGTCGTTTAATGGCGAGGAAATTCTCGATTCCGACCAGTTTTCGGTACTGATATCAATGGCCCAGAAAAATAAGGAATCGGAAATCGAGCTGCTTCGCAACGGAAAAAAGATAACAACCCGGGCCGAGATTGTCGACCGGGATGAATATCAAAAAGCCCATGCCTCGCAGTTTCAGGATCCCTATCAGCAGGTTACCTGGCTGGGGATGGAGTTGTTGACATATACCGAGAATATCGCCCGCCAGATAGGTTCGGACTATTATCCGGGCGTTTTCATAAATCGCGTGGCCCGCGGCTCGCAGGCATATGTGGCCGGAGTTATGCCCGGGTCGGTGATAACGCAGGTTGACAATGTCGAGGTAAAGAATCTGGCCGACCTGCAGCAAATCGCGGAGAAACTCAAGGATCGGAATCAGGCGATTCCGTTCCTTCTGGTGGATCCCCGCGGTTCGATTGAGTATAAGGCGATTAAGCCATAG
- a CDS encoding glycosyltransferase family 39 protein → MSLNQIGYDGLMYASPDAKLYVNMGKSLVNGTNSFEHGFFIFGPGFAYFLASFFKLFGKGLFPYILFQIIVSGMSCLLIYRLCMELTDSYRISILSAILAVISYTSITLSIVILSDTVYMFVFLLSLIYLVRGLRKMRWRYFIICGFFAGLAGLIRSIGQFWPLMILLMGIPYYHFQYRRLKSGAKMKTVVFRLVTAAIIATLIMSFWVIRNYRVHDIPALASAGVMGAAKVAALSLEKIENRPMAEIRREWITEYTGHPESTAVSLEESFHIEIDKTRETFFKHPGPMLRRYIGLTWDNLNATNFYHRILLPQCQFLLKLEHKINHYDLNFLNFWISLTGMVVLIIRRQFRVLIILGGVYIYYALLIGFNPWQGSRVFFPGQIAWTMLISIVLVNLYDFLKKYLARRYS, encoded by the coding sequence TTGAGTCTTAACCAGATCGGTTATGATGGCCTGATGTATGCCTCTCCCGATGCCAAACTATATGTCAATATGGGCAAAAGCCTGGTAAACGGGACAAATAGCTTCGAGCATGGTTTTTTCATATTCGGACCGGGGTTTGCGTATTTTCTGGCTTCGTTTTTCAAGCTTTTCGGCAAAGGTCTATTCCCCTACATACTTTTTCAAATCATTGTCTCCGGCATGTCATGTCTTTTAATCTACAGATTGTGTATGGAGCTCACCGATTCATATAGAATTTCTATACTCTCGGCCATTCTGGCCGTGATATCATATACGTCGATTACCCTCAGCATTGTCATCCTGTCCGATACTGTTTACATGTTTGTTTTTCTTCTTTCATTAATATACCTGGTCCGGGGTTTGAGGAAGATGAGGTGGCGGTATTTCATTATCTGCGGTTTTTTTGCCGGATTGGCCGGTTTGATTCGTTCTATTGGCCAGTTTTGGCCATTGATGATACTCCTGATGGGAATCCCCTATTACCATTTTCAATATCGTCGGCTGAAATCCGGCGCGAAAATGAAAACAGTGGTATTCAGACTCGTAACAGCGGCCATTATTGCGACCTTAATCATGTCCTTCTGGGTTATCAGAAATTACCGGGTGCATGATATTCCCGCTCTGGCTTCCGCCGGTGTCATGGGCGCCGCCAAGGTTGCCGCCCTATCTCTTGAAAAAATAGAAAACCGGCCTATGGCCGAAATAAGAAGAGAATGGATCACCGAATATACCGGCCACCCCGAATCCACCGCCGTATCATTGGAGGAATCATTCCATATTGAAATAGATAAAACCAGAGAGACTTTCTTCAAACACCCGGGGCCAATGCTGCGACGGTATATTGGATTAACCTGGGATAATTTGAACGCCACCAATTTTTACCACAGAATATTACTGCCCCAATGCCAATTTCTATTGAAACTGGAACATAAAATAAATCATTATGACCTGAATTTCCTGAATTTCTGGATATCACTCACAGGCATGGTGGTGCTGATCATCCGGCGCCAATTTCGTGTTCTGATAATACTTGGAGGTGTCTATATTTACTATGCTCTTTTAATTGGCTTTAACCCCTGGCAGGGATCCCGCGTGTTTTTCCCCGGTCAAATTGCTTGGACCATGCTGATCTCCATTGTTCTTGTAAATCTCTATGATTTTCTGAAAAAATATTTGGCCCGCCGGTATTCCTGA
- a CDS encoding pyridoxal phosphate-dependent aminotransferase encodes MIKKVILDKADRLYHFPFDMEDFFPKRTIKTGERRIPTLDLGHFNWPHKNGKPDCGSNFLASASPNDIARLKESLSGWLNGEYRMAVDPRKEIYIGQGIHRIIFDLYLAFVELGDIVLCPEPGMPFYRRLAIAVGGVPVTYPISAKSNYKPSAVTLSSNLGKTAKILILNNPNNPFGTVLDDTELAETIRIASRQNTFIINDAAYCSLAPEKYRPLRSLPGGGKVSLEIYSIPFTFGLPYLPFGFAVGPSDVINGLETIGKTLGVSIPAVWVDQAMKSIAAYPSEGLREIKRKIDNTRLEAEQLVEKMEWKVIGEKSSPFLWIKIPERKQAASYAAAILRRKHILTLPGTAFGETGEGHLRLSLTATPDEYREATARLMRKLTIKAISGEK; translated from the coding sequence ATGATTAAAAAAGTGATCCTGGATAAGGCGGATCGTCTCTATCATTTCCCGTTCGATATGGAAGATTTCTTTCCGAAAAGGACTATTAAAACCGGGGAACGACGAATCCCGACTCTTGATCTTGGTCATTTTAATTGGCCGCATAAGAATGGAAAGCCTGATTGTGGTAGTAATTTTCTGGCTTCAGCCAGCCCGAATGACATTGCGCGGCTGAAAGAATCCTTATCCGGCTGGCTTAATGGCGAATACCGCATGGCGGTTGACCCCAGGAAAGAAATTTACATCGGTCAGGGTATTCACAGGATTATTTTTGATCTTTACCTGGCCTTTGTGGAGCTTGGCGATATTGTTCTTTGCCCGGAACCAGGAATGCCTTTTTATCGGCGTTTGGCCATTGCGGTCGGTGGCGTCCCGGTAACCTATCCCATCTCGGCTAAATCGAATTATAAACCATCGGCCGTGACGCTATCCTCGAATCTGGGTAAAACCGCTAAAATCCTGATACTGAATAATCCCAACAATCCTTTCGGAACTGTCCTCGATGACACTGAACTGGCCGAAACCATACGCATTGCCTCCAGGCAGAACACCTTCATTATCAATGATGCCGCTTACTGCTCGCTGGCTCCTGAAAAATATCGCCCGCTCCGCTCTCTCCCGGGTGGCGGCAAAGTAAGCTTGGAAATATATTCCATTCCCTTTACTTTCGGTTTGCCGTATCTGCCTTTCGGATTCGCCGTCGGACCATCCGATGTAATCAACGGCTTGGAGACAATCGGGAAAACGCTGGGCGTATCCATTCCGGCCGTCTGGGTGGATCAGGCCATGAAATCAATCGCGGCATATCCATCCGAGGGTCTCAGAGAAATCAAACGTAAAATCGACAATACCCGTCTTGAAGCCGAACAGCTGGTTGAAAAAATGGAATGGAAAGTCATCGGTGAAAAATCATCTCCCTTCCTGTGGATAAAAATCCCCGAACGCAAACAGGCCGCTTCATATGCCGCCGCCATCCTGAGGCGGAAACATATCCTGACGCTGCCGGGGACCGCCTTCGGCGAAACCGGGGAGGGCCACCTGAGGCTATCCCTGACCGCCACTCCCGATGAATACCGCGAGGCCACCGCGCGCCTGATGAGAAAATTGACGATCAAAGCTATCAGTGGAGAAAAATAA
- a CDS encoding c-type cytochrome: protein MFFLDFFGNRILIAVIAIVHVFINHPLAVGAYPLITLLEWWGVRKGNMEWDRVAYKVTFVLFVVTTTAGALTGVGIWFSTALIAPFGIGSLLRVFFWAWFSEWLVFISEVVLIMVYFLTWKRWGQGIWKKVHIGFGAALSAFSWLTMLIIVAILGFMMGSGSWPVERTLWSGIANPLYLPQLLFRTAYAMGLAGLCIWFLLFFFTRKGSELRQRMVRFVGIWMLAWVAPLVVGSWWYWKVVPDSMKDNIDVGLLTQRFMQWHETLAIIMIVTIIALMLAALLGVIKPRYITGLVLVIPFILGLWLLGHFERVREFIRKPYVIEDYMYSNGVKVSDLPVFQRDGILPYATFVQNHQVTSSNKIAAGRDVFLVACSRCHTTRGINSMMTKFNNLYGPGEWDETAMTAFIQTMHNSRTYMPPFPGNDKELEALVAYLKDFRKDPRFIVGAHADWTVPPGDATP, encoded by the coding sequence ATGTTTTTCCTCGACTTTTTCGGCAATCGTATCCTGATTGCCGTCATAGCCATCGTCCATGTTTTCATCAATCACCCGCTGGCCGTGGGAGCCTATCCGCTGATAACGCTGTTGGAATGGTGGGGAGTCCGCAAAGGTAATATGGAATGGGATCGGGTGGCATATAAAGTTACTTTCGTTCTTTTTGTTGTGACGACCACGGCCGGGGCGCTGACCGGGGTAGGAATCTGGTTCTCGACCGCACTTATTGCCCCCTTTGGAATCGGTAGCCTGCTGAGAGTGTTTTTCTGGGCCTGGTTTTCCGAATGGCTGGTTTTTATCAGTGAAGTGGTTCTTATCATGGTCTATTTTCTGACCTGGAAAAGGTGGGGGCAGGGAATATGGAAAAAAGTCCATATCGGATTCGGGGCGGCCCTGAGTGCATTTTCCTGGCTGACAATGCTGATAATTGTGGCCATTTTGGGCTTTATGATGGGTTCGGGGTCATGGCCGGTGGAGCGGACGTTATGGTCCGGAATCGCCAATCCTCTTTATCTCCCGCAACTGCTATTCCGGACGGCCTACGCAATGGGTCTGGCCGGATTGTGTATCTGGTTTCTGCTCTTTTTCTTCACCCGGAAAGGGAGCGAACTGCGGCAAAGGATGGTCCGGTTTGTGGGGATCTGGATGCTGGCCTGGGTGGCACCGCTTGTTGTCGGATCATGGTGGTACTGGAAGGTAGTACCCGATTCAATGAAGGACAATATTGATGTCGGCCTGTTAACCCAGCGATTTATGCAGTGGCATGAGACTCTGGCGATCATAATGATTGTGACTATTATTGCCCTGATGCTGGCGGCTCTTTTGGGAGTTATCAAACCCAGGTACATCACCGGGTTGGTGCTGGTGATTCCGTTTATTCTGGGATTATGGCTGCTGGGGCATTTCGAACGGGTAAGAGAGTTTATTCGCAAGCCCTATGTTATCGAGGATTACATGTATTCCAACGGGGTCAAAGTTTCTGATCTGCCGGTTTTTCAGCGGGATGGGATATTGCCTTATGCCACCTTTGTTCAGAATCACCAGGTGACTTCGAGTAACAAAATCGCGGCCGGGCGGGATGTTTTCCTGGTGGCGTGTTCGCGGTGTCATACCACCCGGGGTATTAATTCGATGATGACCAAGTTCAATAACCTGTACGGTCCGGGGGAATGGGACGAAACGGCCATGACGGCTTTTATCCAAACCATGCATAACTCGCGGACCTATATGCCGCCATTTCCCGGAAATGATAAAGAACTCGAGGCGCTGGTGGCCTATTTAAAGGATTTCCGGAAAGATCCCAGGTTTATTGTGGGGGCCCATGCCGACTGGACGGTACCGCCCGGGGATGCAACACCTTAA
- the nrfD gene encoding polysulfide reductase NrfD codes for MDTIARNAAGLPEHDPPLITGHQTFRSITDKISGIVERRTPRVWFLAMGAALSLLMVLLGSIGYLVYEGIGIWGLNNPVGWGWAIINFVWWVGIGHAGTLISAILFLLRQRWRTSINRFAEAMTLFAISCALIFPAIHVGRIWVVYWMFPLPNQMNMWPNFRSPLLWDVFAVSTYFIASLLFWYTGLIPDLATFRDRAKNKIKKIIFGILAVGWRGGNRQWRHYELAYLILAGISTPLVLSVHSVVSTDFAVSILPGWHTTLFPPYFVAGAIFSGFAMVITLTIIARKIFHLEDIITLNHLEKMTKVILLTGTMVGYAYSMEFFIAWYSGNIYEQFVFMNRAFGQYAWAYWIMITCNVLVPQLFWFKKLRTSIPVLFIASILINVGMWFERFVIVVTSLARDFLPANWDYYSPTIWDISIFVGSFGLFFTLFLLFIRFLPMISMAEVKTVLPEAEVPHGGGHE; via the coding sequence GTGGATACCATTGCCAGAAATGCGGCCGGATTGCCGGAGCATGATCCGCCCCTTATAACCGGCCACCAGACCTTCAGGAGCATTACCGACAAAATCTCCGGTATTGTCGAGCGCCGGACCCCGCGAGTCTGGTTTTTGGCCATGGGGGCCGCTCTTTCGCTTCTGATGGTGCTTCTCGGATCGATCGGCTACCTGGTTTACGAGGGCATCGGCATCTGGGGATTGAATAATCCGGTTGGCTGGGGCTGGGCAATTATCAATTTTGTCTGGTGGGTCGGTATCGGTCATGCCGGAACCCTGATCTCGGCTATTCTTTTCCTGTTGCGTCAGCGCTGGCGGACTTCCATAAATCGCTTCGCCGAAGCCATGACTCTTTTTGCTATCTCCTGCGCCCTGATTTTCCCGGCCATCCATGTCGGGCGGATCTGGGTGGTGTACTGGATGTTTCCGCTGCCCAACCAAATGAATATGTGGCCCAATTTCCGTTCTCCCCTGCTCTGGGACGTTTTCGCGGTCAGCACCTATTTCATCGCCTCGCTGCTATTCTGGTACACCGGACTGATCCCGGATCTGGCTACTTTCCGTGATCGCGCCAAGAATAAAATCAAGAAAATTATATTCGGTATTCTGGCGGTCGGGTGGCGCGGAGGTAATCGCCAGTGGCGGCATTACGAACTGGCTTATCTTATACTGGCCGGTATTTCCACGCCGCTGGTTCTTTCCGTACATAGTGTGGTTTCGACCGACTTCGCCGTCAGCATTCTGCCCGGCTGGCATACGACTCTTTTTCCGCCCTACTTCGTCGCCGGGGCGATTTTCTCCGGGTTTGCCATGGTCATCACCCTAACCATTATCGCGCGCAAAATTTTCCACCTGGAGGATATCATTACCCTCAACCACCTCGAAAAAATGACCAAGGTTATTCTGCTTACCGGTACCATGGTCGGATATGCTTACAGCATGGAATTTTTCATTGCCTGGTACAGCGGCAATATATATGAGCAATTCGTATTCATGAACCGCGCCTTCGGCCAGTACGCCTGGGCCTACTGGATCATGATAACCTGTAATGTTCTCGTCCCGCAATTGTTCTGGTTTAAAAAACTGCGCACCAGTATCCCGGTCCTGTTCATTGCCTCAATCCTGATCAATGTCGGCATGTGGTTCGAGCGCTTTGTAATTGTGGTGACATCCCTGGCCCGGGATTTTCTCCCGGCCAACTGGGATTATTACAGCCCGACCATCTGGGATATAAGTATTTTCGTCGGGTCGTTCGGTCTATTTTTCACGCTCTTCCTTCTGTTCATCAGATTTTTACCGATGATTTCGATGGCCGAAGTGAAGACGGTTCTGCCTGAGGCGGAGGTACCGCATGGAGGTGGTCATGAGTAA
- a CDS encoding cytochrome c, producing the protein MLMVFWTIMVLIFMAAFMAGCARERPSTRTPIHVNPNMDHQPKYRPQSESNFFADSASMRVPAAGTVAHGQLRDNIVFYQGKKPTGEFVKENPIPITMELLRRGHERFDIYCSPCHSRLGDGKGIMLSRGYVPPPSFHTDRIRSIPDGQIFDVISNGFGNMPSYSHQIPADDGWTIVAYLRALQLSQKAGVDDVPVELRDRIK; encoded by the coding sequence ATGCTCATGGTTTTTTGGACAATCATGGTTCTCATATTTATGGCCGCTTTTATGGCCGGATGCGCCCGGGAAAGGCCGTCGACGCGGACGCCGATCCACGTCAATCCCAATATGGACCACCAGCCGAAATACCGACCCCAGAGCGAGAGTAATTTTTTTGCCGACAGCGCCAGTATGCGGGTACCGGCCGCCGGAACCGTGGCACATGGTCAGTTGCGGGATAATATCGTCTTTTATCAAGGGAAAAAACCAACCGGTGAATTCGTGAAGGAAAATCCGATTCCAATCACCATGGAGTTACTCCGAAGAGGCCATGAACGCTTTGATATTTATTGCTCTCCCTGTCACAGCCGTCTTGGCGATGGCAAAGGAATCATGCTAAGCCGGGGCTATGTTCCGCCGCCGTCGTTCCATACCGATCGTATTCGATCCATACCGGACGGACAGATTTTTGATGTCATCAGCAACGGCTTCGGCAACATGCCATCTTACAGCCACCAGATTCCGGCCGATGACGGCTGGACCATTGTGGCTTATCTGCGGGCCCTGCAGCTAAGCCAGAAAGCCGGTGTCGATGATGTGCCGGTGGAATTGAGGGATAGAATCAAATAG
- a CDS encoding cytochrome c — protein sequence MIGLIHKVFLPLAIQVPVPRDLELNLPLGDYELKILLVVLFLAHILFVNMMVGGSVFSVIFEIIGLTNRKYDALARKIAETITVNKSLAVVLGVGPLLCINLVYTTHFYSANAITGYAWISIIPLVTLAFLLAYIHKYMWDKWREKNKRLHLLVGSFAAILFLSIPFIFLANINLMLFPEKWPEAAGFFSSLRIGNVFPRYFHFLAASLALTGLFLAGWFGRKGFDVEKFLPEFTRPQLRRLFYRAAFYITLAQLLFGPLLLFTLPYDGISMIMIMVILTGVIIALVVLYILSREIRNDNIRVGHHYLLIWGFFGLVVLAMGTGRHIYRETCLNDHKQLMADETARFRAIETATRMSIEAGYGAGEAVGGGMTGEKVFRNCAACHAVDKVLAAPSLREVYSIYKGNPEGIVKWASNPGKKRPEFAPMPSFAHLGEEQLEMVAEYILQIGAEDNSETVVKQPISDTTSDKK from the coding sequence ATGATCGGGTTGATACATAAAGTGTTTCTGCCGCTGGCGATTCAGGTTCCGGTCCCGCGTGACCTGGAATTGAACCTGCCGCTGGGAGATTACGAGTTAAAGATATTACTGGTGGTGCTGTTTCTGGCGCATATCCTGTTTGTCAATATGATGGTCGGCGGTTCGGTTTTCTCGGTAATTTTCGAGATAATCGGTCTGACCAATAGGAAGTACGATGCCCTGGCCAGGAAAATCGCGGAGACCATCACGGTCAACAAGAGCCTGGCGGTGGTACTTGGAGTGGGGCCGCTTTTATGTATCAACCTGGTATATACGACCCATTTTTATTCGGCCAACGCCATTACCGGATATGCCTGGATTTCGATCATCCCGCTGGTGACACTGGCTTTTCTGCTGGCTTATATTCATAAGTACATGTGGGACAAATGGCGGGAGAAAAACAAGCGACTGCATCTTCTGGTGGGATCATTCGCGGCCATTCTGTTCCTTTCGATTCCCTTTATTTTTCTGGCCAATATTAACCTGATGCTGTTTCCGGAGAAATGGCCGGAAGCGGCCGGATTCTTTTCATCGCTTCGGATCGGCAATGTCTTTCCGCGCTATTTCCATTTTCTGGCGGCGTCGCTGGCCCTGACCGGGCTGTTTCTGGCCGGGTGGTTCGGCCGGAAAGGATTCGATGTGGAGAAATTCCTTCCGGAATTCACCCGCCCGCAGTTACGGCGGTTGTTTTACAGGGCGGCTTTTTATATCACTCTGGCGCAACTTCTGTTCGGCCCGCTGTTGCTTTTCACCCTGCCCTATGACGGGATCAGCATGATAATGATTATGGTCATTCTGACCGGGGTAATCATTGCCCTGGTGGTGCTTTATATTCTGAGCCGGGAAATAAGAAATGATAATATCCGGGTTGGGCATCATTATTTACTAATCTGGGGATTTTTCGGGCTGGTGGTGCTGGCGATGGGTACCGGACGGCATATTTACCGCGAAACCTGTTTGAATGACCACAAACAATTAATGGCCGATGAGACGGCCCGTTTTCGGGCCATTGAGACGGCGACACGGATGAGTATCGAGGCCGGATATGGAGCCGGAGAAGCGGTCGGTGGGGGAATGACGGGGGAAAAGGTGTTCCGCAACTGCGCGGCCTGCCATGCGGTCGATAAAGTCCTGGCGGCACCATCGCTGAGGGAGGTTTATTCCATTTACAAGGGCAATCCGGAAGGAATTGTTAAATGGGCATCGAATCCGGGGAAGAAGCGTCCGGAATTCGCACCGATGCCGTCTTTTGCTCATCTGGGCGAGGAGCAACTGGAAATGGTGGCGGAGTACATTCTTCAAATTGGGGCAGAAGATAATTCGGAAACAGTCGTCAAACAGCCCATATCCGATACTACCTCAGATAAAAAATAA